One genomic segment of Deinococcus radiopugnans ATCC 19172 includes these proteins:
- the hemW gene encoding radical SAM family heme chaperone HemW, which produces MPFCPSICPYCDFHVLTRRSGQVEAYLERLEQEAAWLASQYDTRLDTVYLGGGTPSFLRDAEIAALVGSIRRHLGWGRQENTLEINPGTVSPARAALWRELGFDRASVGVQSLDDATLKFLGRQHDAAGAREAVTTLICAGFRVSGDLITAVPGQPLERDIHGLVELGVDHISAYTLTIEPGTEFARRGVTVGEDDERAGFERTEELLTAYGFARYEISNYARPGQESRHNLAYWNNRTYLGLGPGAAGHYPATRSPAVLGSGGGEEPLTLRRTNPHLHTWLTGEQGEMEDIDAEEYVTDALFMGLRLRAGLDLDELAQRSGLDVRGRYAAAIAANVQRGWLELDGPRLRATPAGWWVLNRVVTDFLEA; this is translated from the coding sequence ATGCCCTTTTGCCCCAGCATCTGCCCGTACTGCGACTTTCATGTGCTGACGCGCAGGAGTGGGCAGGTGGAGGCCTACTTGGAGCGGCTGGAGCAGGAGGCCGCGTGGCTGGCGTCCCAGTACGACACCCGGCTGGACACGGTGTACCTGGGCGGCGGCACCCCCAGCTTTCTGCGCGACGCCGAGATCGCGGCGCTGGTGGGCAGCATCCGACGTCACCTGGGCTGGGGCCGCCAGGAAAACACGCTGGAGATCAACCCCGGCACGGTCAGCCCGGCGCGGGCGGCGTTGTGGCGTGAGTTGGGCTTTGACCGCGCCAGCGTGGGCGTGCAGAGCCTGGACGACGCCACCCTGAAGTTCCTGGGGCGTCAGCACGACGCGGCGGGGGCGCGCGAGGCGGTCACGACGCTGATCTGCGCGGGCTTCCGCGTGTCCGGCGATCTGATCACCGCCGTGCCGGGGCAACCGCTGGAGCGCGACATTCATGGGCTGGTGGAGCTGGGCGTGGACCACATCAGCGCCTACACCCTGACCATCGAACCCGGCACCGAGTTCGCCCGGCGCGGCGTGACGGTGGGGGAGGATGATGAACGCGCGGGCTTCGAGCGCACCGAGGAACTGCTGACCGCGTACGGTTTCGCCCGCTATGAGATCAGCAACTATGCCCGCCCAGGACAGGAGTCGCGTCACAACCTCGCGTACTGGAACAACCGCACCTACCTGGGGCTGGGGCCGGGGGCAGCGGGCCATTATCCGGCCACACGGTCCCCGGCGGTGCTGGGGTCCGGGGGAGGGGAGGAGCCGCTGACCCTCAGGCGCACCAATCCCCACCTGCACACCTGGCTGACCGGCGAGCAGGGCGAGATGGAGGACATCGACGCCGAGGAATACGTGACCGACGCGCTGTTCATGGGCCTGCGGTTGCGGGCGGGGCTGGATCTGGACGAGCTTGCACAGCGCAGTGGGCTGGACGTGCGCGGGCGTTACGCGGCGGCGATTGCCGCCAACGTGCAGCGCGGCTGGCTGGAGCTGGACGGGCCGCGCCTGCGGGCCACGCCAGCGGGCTGGTGGGTGCTGAACCGCGTGGTGACGGACTTTCTGGAGGCCTGA
- a CDS encoding DUF305 domain-containing protein has protein sequence MARPTAPRDPGRRLILPAVLVLLALGLAGLLLPRVTLTGGTGPAEGSTEVRFVREMIQHHAQAVDLATRIRERGRDPAVRTLALDIMLSQQEQIGQMHGWLTLWKRPWAGPGMSSEHARSMGMATPQQVARLETLPPAQAEITFLQLMTRHHQGALLMARPALGAGVRPEVQALARQIEASQGAEIRSMTALLEERGAKPLPAPQMGDMNHMR, from the coding sequence ATGGCCCGCCCCACTGCTCCACGAGACCCAGGTCGCCGTCTGATCCTGCCCGCCGTTCTGGTCCTGCTGGCGCTGGGACTGGCCGGACTGCTGCTGCCGCGCGTGACCCTGACCGGGGGAACCGGCCCCGCCGAGGGCAGCACCGAGGTCCGCTTCGTGCGCGAGATGATCCAGCACCACGCGCAGGCGGTGGACCTGGCCACCCGCATCCGCGAACGCGGCCGCGATCCTGCCGTCCGGACCCTGGCGCTGGACATCATGCTGTCTCAGCAGGAGCAGATCGGGCAGATGCACGGCTGGCTGACCCTGTGGAAGCGGCCCTGGGCGGGGCCGGGCATGTCCAGTGAGCACGCCCGCAGTATGGGCATGGCCACCCCGCAGCAGGTGGCCCGCCTGGAGACCCTGCCCCCCGCCCAGGCCGAGATTACCTTCCTGCAACTGATGACCCGTCACCACCAGGGAGCGCTGCTGATGGCGAGGCCCGCCCTGGGCGCGGGCGTGCGCCCCGAGGTGCAGGCGCTGGCGCGGCAGATCGAGGCCAGCCAGGGCGCCGAGATCAGAAGCATGACTGCTCTGCTTGAAGAGCGAGGGGCCAAACCGTTGCCCGCGCCGCAGATGGGCGACATGAACCACATGCGTTGA
- a CDS encoding YdcF family protein: MTRLGVGRGTLRLRSGGPTALGGVPGGAAIGAALGTLAAFLGEVRAPESLLLLLTVAGGLAGAFPLGRRVLHWGAGLLSLLLALCLLTPVLRGPLNALSLEQRPQTADAIVILGGGVQCGTRGLAASSQTRLLAGLELWRAGYAPVVTVSEQSDLFSATCPKMSVIEREKIRKLYPQHGPQVLTLRNVTTTRDEAARVRDLAQQRNWTRVLLVTSPSHSRRAAGMFAAQLDARGVSVISVPAPETRFDATLPLPSDRLYALQVVLYEWLSRAKQGVGGTPER, from the coding sequence TTGACCCGGCTCGGCGTGGGCCGCGGCACCCTGCGCCTCCGGTCCGGCGGGCCGACTGCGTTGGGCGGTGTGCCGGGCGGGGCGGCCATCGGCGCGGCGCTGGGCACGCTGGCCGCCTTTCTGGGCGAGGTCCGTGCCCCGGAAAGCCTGCTGCTCCTGCTGACCGTGGCTGGAGGCCTGGCCGGCGCCTTTCCCTTGGGCCGCCGCGTCCTGCACTGGGGCGCTGGACTGCTGTCGCTGCTGCTGGCCCTGTGCCTGCTGACCCCCGTGCTGCGGGGACCACTGAATGCCCTGAGCCTGGAGCAGCGGCCGCAGACTGCCGACGCCATTGTGATTCTGGGCGGCGGCGTGCAGTGCGGCACGCGCGGGCTGGCCGCCAGCAGTCAGACGCGCCTGCTGGCGGGCCTGGAACTGTGGCGGGCCGGGTACGCGCCCGTCGTGACCGTTTCCGAGCAGTCTGACCTATTCTCGGCCACCTGCCCCAAGATGAGCGTCATCGAGCGTGAGAAGATTCGGAAGCTGTACCCACAACACGGTCCACAAGTCTTGACCCTGCGCAACGTCACCACCACCCGCGATGAGGCGGCCCGCGTGCGCGATCTGGCACAACAAAGAAACTGGACACGGGTTCTTCTGGTGACCAGTCCCAGCCACTCGCGCCGCGCGGCGGGGATGTTCGCCGCCCAGTTGGACGCCAGGGGCGTGAGTGTGATCAGCGTCCCAGCCCCCGAAACGCGCTTCGACGCCACGCTGCCGCTGCCTTCAGACCGGCTATACGCCCTGCAGGTGGTGCTGTACGAGTGGCTGTCACGCGCCAAGCAGGGCGTGGGCGGTACGCCGGAGCGGTAA
- a CDS encoding DEAD/DEAH box helicase → MKLSRLPPGFGLDTAAQGLALRQEAVQNVRREWTDAGWRAQGTVTENGVAYEASVELLPPPEQQLRASSCTCGRYRCRHVAALVLATDPPDGPRPAVTPAAATPPTEEALDARTQQWLAGFGTPGRSTSRGRQFELRYVLRLLPPANGTSAARRVALRLMRLPVRGEVPDLRAAETYAVPRSLSTAPAFVRRDADLLRLLDLATTPAREPGRYAEELHALGSHPAGDLLIESLLDSGRLCWDRPERPLTRGPELRGTLSWTSDERGAQSPSLEIADVPDAALLPTPKPWAVQPAAGLLSRVVADATPEQTARFLSGPTLQPSQATALAHAITASGLGLPIPQTVRVREEALPYTPQLHLMGRMGTVLVPDRWMMREEQQTLAVAELRHAYGGLLVPDAPASGLTDVPNPTVYRDGVLTRIPRDRAQEMQAVQALDRAGFSTVAETFDDYTVPAELQDLLTLGDEESWMDFMRVGREDLEEQGFTLHIHPDFPLNFAEISDWYGEADDSFGGWFTLDLGIVVDGERVSLIPVLADLIARQPELFSPEALAALEDDETLFAALGDGRRVALPAGRIRAILGVLVELNLRDLPAGPLRLPLLDAARLAELEGALKARWVGAERLLELGRKLRDFGGIQPVEPPAGLNAELRPYQLQGLAWLQFLREYELGGILADDMGLGKTVQTLAHLLTEKNAGRADRPSLVIAPTSVIGNWQAEAAKFAPGLKVLTLHGKERRDLFGEIGDHDLILSTYPLLPRDLDELRQFGYHLLILDEAQNIKNNKTAAAKAAGSLDARHRLCLTGTPLENHLGELWSQFNFLSPGLLHDEKTFRELYRTPIEKRGDASRRAALAARVRPFILRREKRDVARELPPKTEIPVRVTLDGDQRDLYETVRVTMESRVREELQARGLARSTIAILDALLKLRQAVTDPRLVKLEAARKVEGNAKFDWLQGNLPQMIEEGRRVLIFSGFATLLGHLETWIKAQGIPYSMITGQTQDRQSQIDAFQRGDTHVFLITLKAGGVGLNLTAADTVIHYDPWWNPAAEDQATDRAYRIGQDKPVFVYKLIAAGSVEERILELQARKASLARGILDGGLSEATKLTSHDLDRLFAPLENEEEEEGVEA, encoded by the coding sequence GTGAAGCTCAGTCGCCTGCCCCCAGGCTTCGGACTGGATACGGCGGCCCAGGGGCTGGCACTGCGGCAGGAAGCCGTGCAGAACGTGCGGCGCGAATGGACCGATGCGGGCTGGCGGGCGCAGGGCACCGTGACCGAGAACGGCGTGGCCTACGAGGCGTCGGTGGAGCTGCTGCCGCCGCCGGAACAGCAACTGCGCGCGTCGTCGTGCACCTGCGGGCGCTACCGCTGCCGCCACGTCGCCGCGCTGGTGCTGGCGACGGACCCGCCGGACGGCCCCCGGCCCGCCGTCACGCCCGCCGCCGCCACGCCCCCGACCGAGGAAGCCCTGGACGCCCGCACCCAGCAGTGGCTGGCCGGCTTCGGCACGCCGGGACGCAGTACCTCGCGAGGGCGGCAGTTCGAACTGCGCTACGTGTTGCGCCTGCTGCCGCCGGCCAACGGCACATCCGCGGCCCGGCGGGTGGCGCTGCGGCTGATGCGGCTGCCGGTGCGCGGCGAGGTTCCTGACCTGCGGGCCGCCGAGACCTACGCCGTGCCGCGCAGCCTGTCGACCGCCCCCGCCTTCGTGCGCCGCGACGCGGACCTGCTGAGGTTGCTGGACCTGGCCACCACCCCTGCCCGCGAACCGGGCCGCTACGCCGAGGAGCTGCATGCGCTCGGCAGCCATCCGGCGGGCGACCTGCTGATCGAGTCGTTGCTGGACAGCGGACGGCTGTGCTGGGACCGGCCCGAACGTCCCCTGACGCGCGGTCCCGAACTGCGCGGCACCCTGAGCTGGACCTCCGACGAGCGGGGGGCGCAGTCGCCGTCGCTGGAGATTGCCGACGTGCCCGACGCGGCGCTGCTGCCCACCCCCAAACCCTGGGCGGTGCAGCCCGCCGCCGGCCTGCTGTCGCGGGTGGTGGCCGACGCCACACCGGAACAGACTGCCCGCTTTCTGTCCGGCCCCACGCTGCAGCCGTCACAGGCCACGGCGCTGGCGCACGCCATCACCGCTTCAGGCCTGGGCCTGCCGATTCCGCAAACGGTCCGGGTGCGCGAGGAAGCCCTGCCCTACACGCCGCAGCTGCACCTGATGGGCCGCATGGGAACCGTGCTCGTCCCGGACCGCTGGATGATGCGTGAGGAGCAGCAGACCCTGGCGGTGGCCGAGCTGAGGCACGCCTACGGCGGCCTGCTGGTCCCGGACGCCCCGGCCAGCGGGCTGACCGACGTGCCCAACCCCACGGTCTACCGCGACGGCGTGCTGACCCGCATTCCGCGTGACCGCGCCCAGGAAATGCAGGCCGTGCAGGCCCTGGACCGGGCCGGTTTCAGCACGGTGGCCGAGACCTTCGACGACTACACCGTGCCCGCCGAATTGCAGGACCTGCTGACCCTGGGCGACGAGGAGTCCTGGATGGACTTTATGCGCGTGGGGCGCGAGGACCTGGAGGAGCAGGGCTTTACCCTGCACATCCACCCGGATTTTCCCCTGAATTTCGCCGAGATCAGCGACTGGTACGGCGAGGCCGACGACTCTTTCGGCGGCTGGTTCACGCTGGACCTCGGGATCGTGGTGGACGGCGAGCGCGTCAGCCTGATTCCGGTGCTGGCAGACCTGATCGCCCGCCAGCCCGAACTGTTCTCGCCCGAAGCGCTGGCCGCGCTGGAGGATGACGAGACCCTGTTTGCCGCGCTGGGCGATGGCCGCCGCGTGGCCCTGCCTGCCGGACGAATCCGCGCGATTCTGGGCGTGCTGGTGGAGCTGAATCTGCGTGACCTGCCCGCTGGCCCGCTGCGCCTGCCGCTGCTGGACGCCGCCCGACTGGCCGAACTGGAAGGTGCCCTCAAGGCCCGCTGGGTGGGAGCGGAACGTCTGCTGGAGCTGGGGCGCAAGCTGCGCGACTTCGGCGGCATCCAGCCGGTCGAGCCGCCCGCTGGCCTGAACGCCGAACTGCGCCCGTACCAGTTGCAGGGCCTGGCGTGGCTGCAATTCCTGCGCGAGTACGAGCTGGGCGGGATTCTGGCCGACGACATGGGCCTGGGCAAGACGGTCCAGACGTTGGCCCACCTCCTGACCGAGAAGAACGCGGGCCGCGCCGACCGGCCCAGCTTGGTGATCGCCCCCACGTCCGTGATCGGCAACTGGCAGGCCGAGGCCGCCAAGTTCGCGCCGGGCCTGAAGGTCCTGACCCTGCACGGTAAGGAGCGGCGCGACCTGTTCGGCGAGATTGGGGACCATGACCTGATCCTCAGCACCTACCCGCTGCTGCCGCGCGATCTGGACGAGCTGCGGCAGTTTGGGTACCACCTGCTGATTCTGGACGAGGCGCAGAACATCAAGAACAACAAGACGGCGGCGGCCAAGGCGGCCGGCAGCCTGGACGCGCGGCACCGGTTGTGCCTGACCGGCACGCCGCTGGAAAACCACCTGGGCGAGCTGTGGTCCCAGTTCAATTTCCTGTCGCCGGGCCTGCTGCACGACGAGAAGACCTTCCGTGAGCTGTACCGCACGCCCATCGAGAAACGTGGGGACGCCTCGCGCCGCGCCGCGCTGGCCGCCCGCGTGCGCCCGTTCATCCTGCGCCGCGAGAAGCGCGACGTGGCCCGCGAATTGCCGCCCAAGACCGAGATTCCGGTGCGCGTGACGCTGGACGGCGATCAGCGTGACCTGTACGAGACCGTGCGCGTGACCATGGAAAGCCGCGTGCGCGAGGAGTTGCAGGCGCGTGGCCTGGCCCGCAGCACCATTGCCATCCTCGACGCCCTGCTGAAGCTGCGGCAGGCGGTCACGGACCCGCGTCTGGTCAAGCTGGAGGCCGCCCGCAAGGTGGAAGGCAACGCCAAGTTCGACTGGCTTCAGGGCAACCTGCCGCAGATGATCGAGGAGGGCCGCCGGGTGCTGATCTTCAGCGGCTTCGCCACGCTGCTGGGCCATCTGGAAACGTGGATCAAAGCACAGGGCATCCCGTACTCGATGATCACCGGCCAGACCCAGGACCGCCAGTCCCAGATCGACGCCTTCCAGCGCGGCGACACGCACGTCTTCCTGATTACTCTCAAGGCCGGGGGCGTGGGCCTGAACCTCACCGCTGCCGACACGGTGATCCATTACGACCCGTGGTGGAACCCCGCCGCCGAGGATCAGGCCACGGACCGCGCCTACCGGATTGGACAGGACAAGCCGGTGTTCGTGTACAAGCTGATCGCGGCGGGCAGCGTGGAGGAACGCATTCTGGAGTTGCAGGCCCGCAAGGCCAGTCTGGCGCGCGGCATTCTGGACGGCGGCCTGAGCGAGGCGACAAAGCTCACGTCCCACGATCTGGACCGTCTGTTCGCCCCGCTGGAAAACGAGGAGGAGGAGGAAGGGGTGGAGGCTTGA